A single region of the Gaiellales bacterium genome encodes:
- a CDS encoding MarR family transcriptional regulator produces the protein MHAQRTAVAALRGELHPRLLVVLRAIDDGPISQGELGARLDLGRTTMVGIVDALEAKGLVERRRDPADRRAYQLVVTPTGTEALARFGPVLRECEGAFLGRLSMDERARLNELLQGLLAGFDDTGPPTSLMDRPGFLLARSHLRLRTEFERALEPLGIQARHFGALAICAHTPGSQQSLARELGVSGTIIVELVDALEEHGLAERRQNALDRRSYIIAPTAQGTAALEHARGALAEIDDRIAGAVGGRHALDELGALLRKMLGVA, from the coding sequence ATGCACGCGCAGCGGACCGCGGTCGCCGCGCTCCGCGGCGAGCTGCACCCGCGGCTGCTGGTCGTCCTACGTGCGATCGACGATGGGCCGATCTCGCAGGGCGAGCTGGGCGCACGGCTCGACCTGGGCCGGACCACCATGGTCGGCATCGTCGACGCCCTCGAGGCGAAGGGGCTCGTCGAGCGGCGGCGCGACCCGGCCGACCGGCGTGCCTACCAGCTGGTCGTGACGCCGACCGGAACGGAGGCCCTGGCCCGTTTCGGCCCGGTCCTGCGCGAGTGCGAAGGTGCGTTCCTGGGGCGTCTGTCCATGGACGAGCGGGCGCGTCTGAACGAGCTGCTGCAAGGGCTGCTCGCCGGCTTCGACGACACCGGGCCACCGACGTCGCTGATGGACCGACCCGGGTTCCTGCTCGCCCGCTCGCACCTACGCCTGCGAACGGAGTTCGAGCGCGCGCTCGAACCGCTCGGGATCCAGGCTCGCCACTTCGGCGCTCTCGCCATCTGCGCCCACACACCTGGGTCGCAGCAGTCGCTCGCGCGCGAGCTCGGGGTGAGCGGCACGATCATCGTCGAGCTGGTCGACGCGCTCGAGGAGCACGGTCTGGCCGAACGCCGCCAGAACGCGCTCGACCGCCGCTCCTACATCATCGCCCCGACCGCACAGGGAACGGCCGCGCTCGAGCATGCGCGCGGCGCTCTGGCCGAGATCGATGACCGCATCGCGGGCGCCGTGGGCGGCCGCCACGCCCTGGATGAGCTCGGCGCCCTGCTCCGGAAGATGCTCGGGGTCGCCTGA
- a CDS encoding hydantoinase/oxoprolinase family protein, producing the protein MSGGPDLRLGIDVGGTNTDAAVLDRQGALVAKAKRPTTPDVTGGITAALNAVLAEPTVDPVRIGHVMLGTTHATNAVLERSRLERVAVVRIGSPSTTSIPPLYDWPADLRDAVSVGEAIVPGGIEFDGREIVPLGGDELRAFLAEVAGQAEAVAVTSVFASVSDAHEAAAAEIVREELGDLPVSLSHEIGSIGLLERENATVMNAALRSVASGVAIALESALAAHDLEPVIFFAQNDGTLMALDYAVRHPVLTIGSGPANSIRGAAYLTGASDTLVADVGGTSTDVGVLVNGFPRESSTAVDVGGVRTNFRMPDLVAIALGGGSIVEDAEPVPRVGPASVGYRLREQALVFGGGTATLTDAAVACGRLELGDPGPAAARRGELERAMHRSDEMLADAIDRIKTARGEAPLVVVGGGSALVPDRLPGISEVVRPQSHDVANAIGAAIASVSGQVDRIYHQGPGGRTAMLDEARQTAHDEAVRAGADPAGVEIVSLEELPLAYLTTPAVRVRVKAAGRLRAH; encoded by the coding sequence GTGAGCGGCGGGCCCGACCTGCGCCTGGGGATCGACGTCGGCGGCACGAACACCGACGCGGCGGTGCTCGACCGGCAGGGCGCGCTGGTGGCGAAGGCCAAGCGGCCGACGACCCCCGACGTCACCGGCGGCATCACCGCCGCCCTGAACGCCGTCCTCGCCGAACCGACCGTCGACCCGGTCCGGATCGGCCACGTCATGCTCGGGACGACGCATGCCACCAACGCGGTGCTCGAGCGATCGCGCCTGGAGCGGGTGGCGGTGGTGCGGATCGGATCGCCGTCGACCACGTCGATCCCGCCGCTCTACGACTGGCCCGCGGATCTGCGTGACGCAGTCTCCGTCGGCGAGGCGATCGTCCCCGGCGGGATCGAGTTCGACGGCCGCGAGATCGTCCCGCTCGGCGGGGACGAGCTGCGCGCGTTCCTGGCGGAGGTCGCCGGCCAGGCCGAGGCGGTCGCGGTGACGAGCGTGTTCGCGTCGGTCTCGGACGCGCACGAGGCGGCCGCCGCAGAGATCGTCCGCGAGGAGCTGGGCGACCTGCCGGTGTCGCTCAGCCACGAGATCGGCTCGATCGGCCTGCTCGAGCGCGAGAACGCCACGGTCATGAACGCGGCGCTCCGCTCGGTGGCGAGCGGCGTCGCGATCGCGCTCGAGTCGGCCCTCGCGGCGCACGACCTCGAGCCCGTGATCTTCTTCGCGCAGAACGACGGCACGCTGATGGCGCTCGACTACGCCGTCCGCCACCCGGTGCTGACGATCGGCAGCGGTCCCGCCAACAGCATCCGCGGCGCCGCCTACCTGACCGGGGCGTCCGACACGCTCGTCGCGGACGTCGGGGGCACGTCGACCGACGTCGGCGTGCTCGTGAACGGCTTCCCGCGCGAGTCGAGCACCGCCGTCGACGTCGGCGGGGTGCGCACCAACTTCCGCATGCCCGACCTGGTCGCGATCGCGCTCGGCGGCGGCAGCATCGTCGAGGACGCCGAGCCGGTGCCGCGCGTCGGGCCGGCCAGCGTCGGCTACCGCCTCCGCGAGCAGGCGCTCGTGTTCGGGGGCGGCACCGCCACGCTGACCGACGCAGCCGTCGCGTGCGGGCGCCTCGAGCTGGGAGACCCGGGCCCGGCCGCCGCGCGGCGGGGCGAGCTGGAACGGGCCATGCACCGCTCCGACGAGATGCTGGCCGACGCCATCGACCGGATCAAGACCGCCCGCGGCGAGGCGCCGCTGGTGGTGGTCGGCGGCGGCAGCGCGCTCGTGCCCGACCGCCTGCCCGGGATCAGCGAGGTCGTGCGGCCGCAGAGCCACGACGTCGCAAACGCCATCGGCGCCGCCATCGCCTCGGTGTCCGGCCAGGTCGACCGCATCTACCACCAGGGGCCGGGCGGGCGCACGGCGATGCTCGACGAGGCCCGCCAGACCGCACACGACGAGGCGGTGCGGGCCGGCGCGGATCCGGCCGGCGTCGAGATCGTCTCGCTCGAAGAGCTGCCTCTTGCATATCTGACCACGCCCGCCGTCCGCGTCCGCGTCAAGGCGGCGGGACGGCTGAGGGCCCACTAA
- a CDS encoding hydantoinase B/oxoprolinase family protein: MSAADTVISRAGAGRTSGTADADPITTEIVRQGLNAAADQMKRALVRTSFSPVIYEVLDFAAALYDRDICLLAQAPTLPVFMGTMSFCVRGAIDAVGGEQALEPGDIILYNDPFGTGSHPQDAAMVMPVFLPAGDLVGYAAIKAHWLDIGGKEPYSTDTVDVFQEGTIFPGVKLFSRGRLVSDIFRFATANSRVPKMVAGDINATVVGVRTGAAGLVRVVERYGLERFDEAVAAMYDHGEALVKEWFARLPQGRYIGRGEMDSNGVTDDPVPFQVTVDISPEGVRLDFSDGPPQQEGPINCPLPSTVSASRIAISMLAGGGTAPNEGHFRPIEIVTRPGTVFHPLHPAPCFLYGWIGDQSIEAIYQAVGQALPTAVPACSGGDICALVWWGTREGTGEPWTDGAPHPIGQGASMHGDGASSLMHVSEASTRCTPIEVWEAKNPWLLERVELAQDSCGPGRERGGLGLDLSFHMLEDAWLTSAVERTKNAPWGLEGGGEARPNSVEVELPDGTRTRYSKVTRLKVPKGATVHLHTGGGGGYGPPSERDPEAVRRDLRDGYLSEAYVSRHFPHAVEGEP, from the coding sequence ATGAGCGCCGCAGACACCGTCATCTCGCGGGCGGGCGCAGGGCGCACGAGCGGCACCGCCGACGCCGATCCGATCACGACCGAGATCGTCCGCCAGGGCCTGAACGCGGCGGCCGACCAGATGAAGCGCGCGCTCGTCCGCACGTCGTTCTCGCCGGTCATCTACGAGGTGCTCGACTTCGCCGCGGCGCTCTACGACCGCGACATCTGCCTGCTCGCGCAGGCACCGACGCTGCCGGTCTTCATGGGCACGATGAGCTTCTGCGTGCGCGGCGCGATCGACGCCGTGGGCGGCGAGCAGGCGCTCGAGCCGGGCGACATCATCCTCTACAACGACCCGTTCGGCACCGGCTCGCACCCGCAGGACGCGGCCATGGTGATGCCGGTCTTCCTGCCGGCGGGCGACCTGGTCGGGTACGCCGCGATCAAGGCCCACTGGCTCGACATCGGCGGGAAGGAGCCCTACTCGACCGATACGGTCGACGTCTTCCAGGAAGGCACCATCTTCCCCGGCGTCAAGCTCTTCTCGCGCGGCCGCCTGGTCTCGGACATCTTCCGCTTCGCCACCGCCAACTCGCGCGTGCCGAAGATGGTGGCGGGCGACATCAACGCCACCGTGGTCGGCGTCCGCACCGGCGCCGCGGGTCTCGTGCGGGTCGTCGAGCGGTACGGGCTCGAGCGCTTCGACGAGGCGGTGGCGGCCATGTACGACCACGGCGAGGCGCTGGTCAAGGAGTGGTTCGCGCGACTGCCGCAAGGGCGCTACATCGGCCGGGGCGAGATGGACTCGAACGGCGTCACCGACGACCCGGTGCCGTTCCAGGTGACGGTCGACATCTCGCCCGAGGGCGTGCGCCTGGACTTCTCGGACGGCCCGCCGCAGCAGGAGGGGCCGATCAACTGCCCGCTGCCCTCGACGGTGTCGGCGAGCCGCATCGCAATCTCGATGCTGGCCGGCGGCGGCACCGCGCCCAACGAGGGCCACTTCCGCCCGATCGAGATCGTCACCCGCCCCGGAACGGTGTTCCATCCGCTGCATCCCGCACCCTGCTTCCTGTACGGCTGGATCGGCGACCAGTCGATCGAGGCGATCTACCAGGCGGTGGGCCAGGCGCTGCCGACGGCCGTCCCGGCGTGCAGCGGCGGCGACATCTGCGCGCTCGTCTGGTGGGGCACGCGCGAGGGGACGGGCGAGCCGTGGACGGACGGCGCGCCGCACCCGATCGGCCAGGGCGCCTCGATGCACGGAGACGGCGCCAGCAGCCTGATGCACGTGTCCGAGGCCTCGACCCGGTGCACGCCGATCGAGGTGTGGGAGGCGAAGAACCCCTGGCTCCTGGAGCGGGTCGAGCTCGCCCAGGACTCGTGCGGGCCGGGCCGCGAGCGCGGCGGCCTCGGGCTCGACCTCTCGTTCCACATGCTCGAGGACGCCTGGCTGACCTCGGCGGTCGAGCGCACGAAGAACGCCCCGTGGGGACTCGAGGGGGGCGGCGAGGCCCGTCCCAACTCGGTCGAGGTGGAGCTCCCCGACGGGACGCGCACCCGCTACTCGAAGGTCACCCGGCTGAAGGTGCCGAAGGGGGCGACCGTCCATCTCCACACCGGCGGTGGAGGCGGGTACGGCCCCCCTTCCGAGCGCGACCCGGAGGCGGTGCGCCGTGACCTGCGCGACGGCTACCTGTCCGAGGCGTACGTCAGCCGCCACTTCCCGCACGCAGTCGAGGGCGAGCCCTGA
- a CDS encoding hydantoinase/oxoprolinase family protein, protein MPNRIAVDVGGTFTDLVLSDEGTGRIVIGKVPTVPDAPDEGVLGVLDSVLATGDVAASEYFLHGTTVGLNALLESRGALVGLLCTSGFRDVLEVRRGDRGDPYDLFWRAPPPMVERHLRIPVRGRIRADGAEHVALDPADVTAAAARFIEHGVDAVAIAFMNAYANPAHELEAERLLRDAGFAGDISLSHQVSGEYREYERTCTTVIDAFVRRRLGDYLGRVEGGLGGKGFTGGCMIMRSGGGAMTFGEASGRPFETILSGPVAGARAVADLARELDLRHAIAADVGGTSFDTCLIDDGRPPVLYQGEVVGLPIQTPWIDVRSIGAGGGSIAYVDSGGLLRVGPQSAGADPGPACYDRGGEHATVTDAALALGMIPAAQIAGDVPLVLELAERALGRLAEPLGLGSVTEVACGVIRIVAAQMADAIRSVTIERGRDPREATLVAFGGAGPLFGTVLADELGVSTVVVPPYAGNFSAVGLLGADLARSVSRTRVTRLSADGLTEAGAIAEQLFGELDARGSGEPGRSVREVHMDIRFVGQEHTLTVPVPAPGGAVEGDPEPVAERFLDEYERTFGSILDEELEIVCVRALATTPLEYSPVPPSVASRNGDGAAANETVQAWSFTGGELVAFAVIDRSHLAPGATVDGPAIVREQTTTTYVDRGFRATVHRSGALMIDRGGDA, encoded by the coding sequence ATGCCAAACAGGATCGCAGTCGACGTCGGCGGCACGTTCACCGATCTCGTGCTCAGCGACGAGGGCACCGGGCGGATCGTGATCGGCAAGGTGCCCACCGTCCCCGACGCGCCCGACGAGGGCGTGCTGGGCGTGCTCGACTCGGTGCTGGCGACGGGCGACGTGGCCGCCTCGGAGTACTTCCTGCACGGAACGACCGTCGGGTTGAACGCGCTTCTCGAGAGCCGCGGGGCGCTGGTGGGCCTCTTGTGCACGAGCGGCTTTCGCGACGTCCTCGAGGTACGCCGGGGAGACCGCGGCGATCCGTACGACCTGTTCTGGCGGGCACCGCCGCCCATGGTCGAGCGCCACCTGCGGATCCCCGTCCGCGGGCGCATCCGCGCGGACGGCGCGGAGCATGTCGCGCTCGATCCGGCCGACGTGACCGCGGCCGCCGCCCGCTTCATCGAGCACGGGGTGGATGCGGTGGCGATCGCCTTCATGAACGCGTACGCCAACCCGGCGCACGAGCTCGAGGCCGAGCGGCTGCTGCGCGATGCGGGCTTCGCCGGCGACATCTCGCTGTCGCACCAGGTGTCGGGCGAGTACCGCGAGTACGAGCGCACCTGCACGACGGTGATCGACGCCTTCGTCCGCCGCCGCCTCGGCGACTACCTCGGCCGCGTCGAGGGCGGCCTGGGCGGCAAGGGATTCACGGGCGGATGCATGATCATGCGCTCGGGCGGCGGCGCGATGACGTTCGGCGAGGCGTCCGGGCGGCCGTTCGAGACGATCCTCTCCGGCCCGGTCGCCGGCGCGCGGGCCGTCGCCGACCTGGCGCGCGAGCTCGACCTGCGCCATGCGATCGCCGCCGATGTCGGCGGCACCAGCTTCGACACCTGCCTGATCGACGACGGCCGCCCGCCGGTGCTGTACCAGGGCGAGGTCGTCGGCCTTCCCATCCAGACGCCGTGGATCGACGTCCGCTCGATCGGCGCCGGTGGCGGCTCGATCGCCTACGTCGACTCCGGCGGCCTGCTCCGCGTCGGTCCGCAGAGCGCGGGCGCCGACCCGGGACCGGCCTGCTACGACCGTGGCGGCGAGCACGCGACGGTGACCGACGCGGCGCTGGCGCTGGGGATGATCCCGGCCGCCCAGATCGCGGGCGACGTGCCGCTCGTGCTCGAGCTGGCCGAGCGCGCGCTCGGCCGCCTGGCCGAGCCGCTCGGGCTCGGCTCGGTCACCGAGGTCGCCTGCGGCGTGATCCGCATCGTCGCCGCGCAGATGGCCGACGCGATCCGCAGCGTCACCATCGAGCGCGGCCGCGACCCGCGGGAGGCGACGCTCGTCGCCTTCGGCGGCGCCGGGCCGCTCTTCGGCACCGTGCTGGCCGACGAGCTCGGCGTCAGCACGGTCGTCGTCCCCCCGTACGCCGGCAACTTCTCGGCGGTCGGCCTGCTCGGCGCCGACCTCGCCCGCAGCGTCTCGCGCACGCGCGTCACCCGGCTTTCGGCCGACGGGCTGACCGAGGCCGGCGCCATCGCGGAGCAGCTGTTCGGAGAGCTCGACGCGCGCGGCTCGGGCGAGCCCGGGCGGAGCGTGCGGGAGGTGCACATGGACATCCGGTTCGTCGGGCAAGAGCACACGCTGACCGTCCCGGTGCCGGCGCCCGGAGGCGCCGTCGAGGGCGACCCCGAGCCGGTGGCCGAGCGCTTTCTGGACGAGTACGAGCGGACGTTCGGCTCCATCCTCGACGAGGAGCTCGAGATCGTGTGCGTGCGCGCGCTTGCGACCACGCCGCTCGAGTACAGCCCGGTGCCGCCCTCGGTGGCCTCGAGAAACGGCGACGGCGCCGCCGCGAACGAGACGGTGCAGGCGTGGTCGTTCACCGGCGGCGAGCTGGTCGCGTTCGCCGTGATCGACCGCTCCCACCTCGCGCCCGGCGCGACGGTCGACGGGCCCGCGATCGTGCGCGAGCAGACGACGACCACCTACGTCGATCGCGGCTTCAGGGCGACGGTGCACCGAAGCGGCGCGCTCATGATCGACCGGGGCGGTGACGCATGA
- a CDS encoding helix-turn-helix domain-containing protein — MRLDDVLRKDPRLDLTLVAGPWDARTVEGVSLADETTRVARARRGEVVVLTRRASRSASGRGLTELLTVAGEREVAALALYGRATTSQAVIATASGARVALLAIGLGEDPAALVATLEEVLRADADAVLLRLAAAATAIEHAEPEGAEAILIAASAALDAQVSVRNGVVVADRQDTATRIGCRLVADALARAGAQAEPPAVGSVVVVLEPLGRDGGDLVMLEALRAARAAGWHAAREGASVRLRGNGDGARVAAAVIDRLPVRVVCGVGRDAGEARTALARARASGAWDVPFPFDAADPDGLVRELAGSPAGQASAAGLLAPLAKLGEAKAATAIETLRVYLDCWGSLSRSGAILHLHPNAVAHRMRRIRALLPADLDDPDQRLALQIACRAWSGGQATGPADAP; from the coding sequence GTGCGACTCGACGACGTGCTGCGCAAGGATCCGCGCCTCGACCTGACCCTGGTCGCCGGCCCCTGGGACGCGCGCACGGTCGAGGGCGTCAGCCTGGCCGATGAGACGACACGGGTCGCACGCGCGCGCCGCGGGGAGGTCGTGGTGCTCACCCGGCGGGCCTCGCGCAGCGCCTCAGGACGCGGGCTGACCGAGCTGCTCACCGTCGCCGGCGAGCGCGAGGTGGCGGCGCTCGCGCTGTACGGGCGGGCGACGACATCGCAGGCCGTCATCGCCACGGCGAGCGGCGCCCGCGTCGCCCTGCTCGCGATCGGGCTCGGCGAGGATCCGGCCGCGCTCGTGGCCACGCTCGAGGAGGTGCTCCGCGCCGACGCCGATGCCGTGCTGCTGCGGCTGGCGGCCGCGGCGACCGCGATCGAGCATGCGGAGCCGGAAGGCGCCGAGGCGATCCTGATCGCGGCGTCGGCGGCGCTCGACGCGCAGGTGAGCGTCCGCAACGGCGTCGTGGTCGCGGACCGGCAGGATACGGCGACTCGCATCGGCTGCCGGCTCGTCGCCGACGCCCTCGCGCGCGCCGGCGCCCAGGCCGAGCCGCCGGCCGTGGGGTCGGTGGTCGTCGTCCTCGAGCCCCTCGGGCGCGACGGCGGCGACCTCGTCATGCTGGAGGCGCTGCGGGCCGCCCGCGCCGCCGGATGGCACGCCGCCCGCGAGGGCGCGTCGGTGCGCCTGCGGGGCAACGGCGACGGCGCCCGGGTGGCGGCCGCGGTGATCGACCGGCTGCCGGTGCGGGTCGTCTGCGGCGTCGGCCGTGATGCCGGCGAGGCCCGGACGGCACTCGCGCGGGCGCGCGCGAGCGGCGCGTGGGACGTTCCCTTCCCCTTCGACGCCGCGGATCCCGACGGACTCGTACGGGAGCTCGCCGGCTCGCCGGCGGGCCAGGCATCGGCGGCGGGCCTGCTGGCGCCGCTCGCGAAGCTCGGCGAGGCCAAGGCTGCAACCGCGATCGAGACCCTCCGGGTCTACCTCGACTGCTGGGGCTCGCTCTCGCGCAGCGGCGCCATCCTCCACCTGCACCCGAACGCCGTCGCGCACCGGATGAGGCGGATCCGCGCCCTGCTCCCGGCCGACCTCGACGACCCCGACCAGCGGCTGGCGCTGCAGATCGCCTGCCGGGCGTGGAGCGGCGGTCAGGCCACGGGCCCGGCGGACGCGCCGTAG
- a CDS encoding MMPL family transporter, whose protein sequence is MLRGIGKIMLRHRKVVVAIWVALTIFGAFAAPRATNRFLTTFSIPGSSSYQANQQIVKTFGNGDQPPLVLVFHDPSADVTKVPGIARAVAAAKHVNPGARVSSYFTTHSNAYVSADGHTTFVELYPAGANGFGSGGTVDATQRAIASAAPAGVRADVTGTTALELAAGNGDTGGPSILVETAVGALGALIILLFVFGTLPAVMMPLLVAAASILNTFTVLWVLTYVTDVSVIVEFLVALVGLGIAIDYSLLYIFRFREELAKGESVEQATLETMEHAGRSIIVSGSTVGIGLLSMIILPIPFIRSIGVGGLLIPTVSVIAALTLLPAMLSIIGPGINRVRVLPRRFVSGGDPDRGPWGSWARLVTRHAALMAGIGLAIVAILLVPAAQLNPGDALAKDQPGAGPAIVGRDTLAASGITPGAIDPFVITARGVTQAQRRQAAAAVAATGGIAGAAAPDGWSRNGLSLIEAFPTGDSAGSPAYDTIGHLEDTALPGIERRLGGGAQLRMAGDEPQSRDFSRTVYGNFPYMLAFVVVLTYVLLARAFRSLVLPLKAVLLNLVSLGAAYGIIVFIFQQGHGSQTIWGVPGTGVVISWIPLMIFAFLYGISMDYEVFMLTRMREVYDETGDTNRAIEIGLERTGKLVTSAALILMFAFLVLSSSPGLDIKQFGIGLAAGIIFDATVIRALLVPSIMKLMGRWNWWLPHPAARVLLVPPSTPIPEGE, encoded by the coding sequence ATGCTGCGGGGGATCGGCAAGATCATGCTTCGCCACCGCAAGGTGGTGGTCGCCATCTGGGTGGCGCTCACGATATTCGGGGCGTTCGCGGCACCGCGGGCGACGAACCGCTTCCTGACGACGTTCTCCATCCCAGGGTCGTCGTCCTACCAGGCCAATCAGCAGATCGTGAAGACGTTCGGGAACGGCGACCAGCCGCCGCTCGTCCTCGTCTTCCACGACCCGTCCGCGGACGTGACCAAGGTACCGGGAATCGCGCGTGCGGTCGCGGCGGCAAAGCACGTGAACCCGGGCGCCCGGGTCAGCTCGTACTTCACGACCCACTCGAACGCCTACGTCTCGGCCGACGGGCACACGACGTTCGTCGAGCTGTACCCGGCCGGGGCGAACGGCTTCGGGTCGGGCGGCACCGTCGACGCAACCCAGCGCGCCATCGCGAGCGCCGCCCCGGCGGGCGTGCGCGCCGACGTCACCGGCACGACCGCGCTCGAGCTGGCGGCGGGCAACGGCGACACCGGCGGACCGAGCATCCTGGTCGAGACGGCGGTCGGCGCACTCGGCGCGCTGATCATCCTGCTGTTCGTCTTCGGGACGCTGCCGGCCGTGATGATGCCCTTGCTCGTCGCCGCCGCGTCGATCCTCAACACCTTCACGGTGCTGTGGGTGCTCACGTACGTCACCGACGTGTCGGTGATCGTCGAGTTCCTCGTCGCCCTCGTGGGCCTGGGCATCGCGATCGACTATTCGCTGCTCTACATCTTCCGCTTCCGCGAGGAGCTGGCCAAGGGCGAGTCGGTCGAGCAGGCCACCCTCGAGACCATGGAACACGCGGGCCGCTCGATCATCGTCTCGGGCTCGACGGTGGGCATCGGCCTGCTCAGCATGATCATCCTGCCGATCCCGTTCATCCGCTCCATCGGCGTCGGCGGCCTCCTGATCCCCACCGTCTCCGTGATCGCCGCCCTGACCCTGTTGCCCGCGATGCTCTCGATCATCGGCCCGGGCATCAACCGCGTCCGCGTGCTGCCGCGCCGGTTCGTCAGCGGCGGCGACCCCGACCGTGGCCCATGGGGCAGCTGGGCACGCCTCGTCACACGGCACGCCGCGCTGATGGCCGGGATCGGGCTCGCCATCGTGGCGATCCTGCTCGTGCCTGCCGCTCAGCTGAACCCCGGCGACGCCCTCGCCAAGGACCAGCCCGGAGCCGGCCCCGCGATCGTCGGTCGCGACACGCTCGCGGCCTCGGGCATCACACCCGGGGCCATCGACCCGTTCGTGATCACGGCTCGTGGGGTGACCCAGGCCCAGCGCCGCCAGGCCGCCGCGGCGGTCGCTGCCACCGGCGGCATCGCCGGGGCGGCGGCGCCCGACGGCTGGTCTCGCAACGGCCTCTCGCTGATCGAGGCGTTCCCGACCGGCGACTCAGCGGGCAGCCCGGCATACGACACGATCGGCCACCTCGAGGACACCGCCCTCCCCGGAATCGAGCGCCGGCTGGGCGGCGGCGCACAGCTGCGGATGGCCGGTGACGAGCCGCAGAGCCGTGACTTCAGCCGCACCGTGTACGGCAACTTCCCCTACATGCTCGCGTTCGTGGTCGTCCTGACCTACGTGCTGCTCGCTCGCGCGTTCCGCTCGCTGGTGCTCCCGCTGAAGGCCGTGCTCCTGAACCTGGTGTCGCTCGGCGCGGCCTACGGCATCATCGTCTTCATCTTCCAGCAGGGCCACGGCAGCCAGACGATCTGGGGCGTGCCCGGCACCGGCGTCGTCATCTCCTGGATCCCACTCATGATCTTCGCGTTCCTGTACGGGATCTCGATGGACTACGAGGTGTTCATGCTCACGCGCATGCGGGAGGTCTACGACGAGACCGGCGACACGAACCGCGCCATCGAGATCGGCCTCGAGCGCACCGGCAAGCTCGTGACGAGCGCCGCGCTGATCCTCATGTTCGCGTTCCTCGTCCTCTCGAGCAGCCCAGGGCTCGACATCAAGCAGTTCGGCATCGGGCTGGCGGCCGGGATCATCTTCGACGCGACCGTCATCCGCGCGCTCCTCGTTCCATCGATCATGAAGCTCATGGGCCGCTGGAACTGGTGGCTACCCCACCCCGCCGCGCGGGTCCTGCTCGTCCCGCCCAGCACGCCGATCCCCGAGGGCGAGTAG
- a CDS encoding DUF917 domain-containing protein — MARGCSVLGAGGGGDTYTSLLAARHAIERFGPVGLVDVDNLPDDALIMPCGGIGAPVVSIEKLGTGEEGGWLRDGLEQARGGRVAALMAGEIGGANGMQPINWAAHIGLPVVDADGMGRAFPEIPQVTMEIAGISASPAVLADERGNRLAITAADGAWMERIERTLSVEFGGRASGTEYSLTAAEARTATVRDSVTLAIRIGEAMAAADEPLDALRATVGARVLVTGKLTDVERRVTGGFVRGRVEVGGLGEHRGRTVVLEIQNENLVALDGDRVLASVPDIITVLDSETAEAIHTERLRYGQRVAVVAFPCDPIWRSPRGLALAGPRSFGYDFDYIPIEDLAA, encoded by the coding sequence ATGGCCCGGGGCTGTTCCGTGCTGGGGGCCGGCGGCGGCGGCGACACCTACACCAGCCTGCTGGCGGCCCGCCACGCGATCGAGCGATTCGGGCCGGTCGGGCTCGTCGACGTCGACAACCTGCCCGACGACGCCCTGATCATGCCCTGCGGCGGCATCGGGGCGCCGGTCGTCTCGATCGAGAAGCTCGGCACCGGCGAGGAGGGCGGCTGGCTCCGCGACGGGCTCGAGCAGGCGCGCGGGGGACGGGTCGCCGCCCTGATGGCGGGCGAGATCGGCGGCGCCAACGGGATGCAGCCGATCAACTGGGCCGCCCACATCGGTCTGCCGGTCGTCGACGCCGACGGGATGGGCCGGGCCTTCCCCGAGATCCCCCAGGTGACGATGGAGATCGCCGGGATCAGCGCCTCGCCGGCGGTGCTGGCCGACGAGCGCGGCAACCGGCTGGCCATCACCGCCGCCGACGGCGCCTGGATGGAGCGGATCGAGCGCACCCTCTCGGTCGAGTTCGGCGGACGCGCGTCGGGCACCGAGTACTCCCTGACGGCGGCGGAGGCGCGCACCGCCACCGTGCGTGACTCGGTGACCCTGGCGATCCGCATCGGCGAGGCGATGGCCGCGGCCGACGAGCCGCTCGACGCCCTGCGCGCGACCGTCGGGGCGCGCGTCCTCGTCACCGGCAAGCTGACCGACGTCGAGCGCCGCGTCACGGGCGGGTTCGTCCGCGGCCGGGTGGAGGTCGGCGGCCTCGGAGAGCACCGCGGCCGCACCGTCGTGCTCGAGATCCAGAACGAGAACCTCGTCGCGCTGGACGGCGATCGGGTGCTGGCCTCCGTGCCCGACATCATCACCGTGCTCGACAGCGAGACGGCGGAGGCCATCCACACCGAGCGCCTCCGCTACGGACAGCGGGTCGCCGTGGTCGCGTTCCCCTGCGACCCGATCTGGCGCAGCCCGCGGGGGCTTGCGCTGGCCGGCCCGCGCTCCTTCGGATACGACTTCGACTACATCCCGATCGAGGATCTGGCGGCGTGA